The Dyadobacter sp. 676 DNA window CGCAGGCTCGCCCAAAAGGTCGTGTCGATAATGGTTTCGATGATCCTGGCGTCGGGACGGGGAGCCAATTCCTGCTCGTAATACTTGGAGACCGCCTCGTGATGCCGCCTGAAATGGCCGGCCACCAACGGCGCCACCGACCTGGCTGCTTTATATGTGGTAACAGGTACGGTATCGCCTGTTTCAATCGGGAATATATCGGGATTCGTAATCATTTCTTGGCGGTTTTCTTGTGAACAACGACTTCTTTCAAAAAGTTGGTTTTGGTGACCGCCGTCTGTTTTTTTACTGTTTGTACCGCCCGTTTCCAACCATTCAACGCGCCGGGGCATCGTAGTCACCGGGGCTGCATTTTGGAATTAATTGCCATTGCGGGCAGTTCTTTCGCCAGATAAGCGTAATTTGCGCGTTAATTCCAAAAGTCCGGCTACCGGCTTTTTACCTTCCGGCATGCGGCGAGTATGCCATTATTTAAGAATGAAAACGTACCTCAGATTATTATCTTTTGCACAACCGATTGCCCGATTTGCCATCCCCTATATTCTTTGCACCGTTCTGGGAGTTATTTTCAATACTTTGAACCTGGCCCTTCTGGCTCCGCTCCTCAGCACGTTGTTCAGTAACCAGGGCGGGAAAATAATCCCCAGGCCCCACGACGGCTGGCTCGATCCTACGGGAATGCTTAATTACTACGCCCAGGAGGCCAACCTCACTTTCGGCCCGCACGGTGCATTGCAGGTCGTCTGCGCGGTGATCGTGGTGTCCGTACTGCTTTCGAATATCTTCAAATACTTTTCGCAACGGATCATGGAAAATCTCCGGATCCACACTTTGCTGAACCTCCGCAAAAAAGTTTTCGACAACGTGATGAACCTCCATGTCGGCTATTTCAGCAACCAGCGCAAAGGGGACATCATTTCAAAAATCGCATCCGACGTACAGGTCGTACAGTTCTCGGTAACCAGTACTTTGCAGGTGGTTTTTAAAGAACCCATGCAACTGCTGGCTTACGTATTCATGCTTTTTGCCACGTCGGCGAAGCTTACCTTCTTTGCGATTCTGGTCATCCCGGTGTCGGCGTTCCTCATTTCCAAAATCGTCAAAAGGCTCAAAGAACAGGCAGCCCTCGCGCAGCATTATTTCGGGTTGATGATCAGCTACCTCGATGAGGCGCTTACGGGCATCAAGATCATCAAGGCTTTCAATGCGACAGAGGACATCAAGGACAAATTCCACAAGGAAAATATCCGTTATTCCGACCTCGGGCGAAAAATGGCGAAGCGCCAGCAACTCAGTTCGCCCATTTCCGAGTTCCTCGGGGTAACCATGGTGGCGATCATCGTTTTGTACGGCGGCTCGCTGATCATCGATAACAACTCCGACCTGGATGTTTCGAAATTTGTGGCTTACATCGGCATTTTCTCGCAGGTAATGCGCCCGGCGAAAGCGCTTACCGACTCGTTCAGCACCATTCACGCAGGTATTGCCGCCGGCGAGCGTGTGCTCGAACTGATCGACGAGAAGCCGGAAATACAGGACGCGCCGGATGCGATCGATATGAAAGATTTCAAAGAGTCGATCCGTCTGGAAAACGTGTCGTTCTCTTACCCTTCGCGGCCGGTGCTCAAATCCATCAATGTGACCATTCCGAAAGGAAAAACAGTGGCGCTCGTAGGGCCTTCGGGTGGGGGAAAATCTACGTTGATGGACCTTCTGCCCAGATTTATCGATACCCAGGAAGGACGGGTCCTGATCGACGGCGTCGACGTCAGGAAGATTAAACAGGAATCGTTGTGGTCGATGTTCGGGCTCGTAAACCAGGAATCACTGCTTTTTAACGATACCATTTACCAGAATATCGCGTTCGGAAGCCCTAATGCAACGATGGAGCAAGTGGAAGCCGCGGCGCGGATCGCCAATGCGCACGACTTTATTATGGAAACCGAGGACGGCTATTTCAGCAATATCGGAGACCGGGGTATGAAACTGTCGGGCGGGCAAAAACAGCGGATCTGCATTGCCAGGGCCGTTCTGAAAAACCCGCCGATCATGCTGCTCGACGAAGCGACTTCCGCCCTGGATACCGAGTCCGAAAAACTGGTTCAGGAAGCATTGAATAATCTCATGAAAAACCGGACTTCGCTCGTCATCGCGCACCGGCTGAGCACGATCCAGAACGCGGATACCATACTGGTCCTGGAAGAAGGTAAGATCATCGAACAAGGCAACCATGCCGAACTCATCGCACGCGACGGGCTGTACAAGCGGCTGATCGACATGCAGACGTTCTCGGAAGCGTAAATGACGGATACCGCAAAGATATCGATCGCATTATGCACCTATAACGGCGAACAGTTCCTGCGCGCCCAACTCGATTCGATCATCGCCCAAAGCATTGACAGCTGGGAGGTGATAGCCGTGGACGACGGATCGACCGACCATACCTGGGAAGTCCTGAACGACTACGCAGCCGTGGACGGACGTTTCAAGCTTTTCAGAAACGAGAAAAACCTGGGCTATAACGGAAATTTCCAGAAGGCCCTGAACCTCTGCGAGGGCGAATACATCGCCATTTGCGACCAGGACGACGTGTGGCATCCCGACAAACTGAAATTCCAGCTGGACGCGATCGGGAACAGCTTGCTGGTTTACCACGACTCGGAGCTTATCGACGCGGCAGGCAGCTCCATGAATCTTAAAATTTCAGACAAGTTCAATTTTTACCGCGGATCGTCGCCGGAGGCATTCCTGTATTTGAATTGCGTGTCGGGACACAGCATTCTGATGAAAAACGACTTGGTAGCCAAAGCATTACCCTTCCCTTCGAACTTCCATTATGATCAATGGCTCGCGTTTGTAGCCGCCAGCACAGGGTCTGTGGACTTCGTAGAAAGAGTGCTTGTGCAGTACCGGCAACACCAGCACAATACGACTGATATTCTTGCACGGCGTAAAAGCGCTCGTAGTCGTGATATGAAACTGGCCGAGCTCGAAAGAGAAGCCATCTGGATAGCCAAATGTGCCGAAAAGGCAACGGGAAATAGCCGCCAGTTGCTTGTTCGGCTTGCGGCCCTGAGCGAATCACGCAACCGTTCGTTCGCAGAGCCGCGATATGGGATCGTTATCTGGCAACACCGCCACACCCTGCTAAGCCTTTTGAAAAAATCCCCTGTCAGCAAGCTTTTCTATATCGTTAGAAAAATTTGGGGTAGTAAAGCAAAAAAACTCCTATGAGTGCAATAGTCAGTATCATCATTCCATCCTACAACTACGGTTTTGTGATCGGGGAAACCCTTGAAAATCTTTTGGCGCAAAATTTCCAGGAATGGGAGGCGCTGGTAGTCGACGACGGTTCGTCGGACAATACCGGCGAGGTAGTGGCCAGATTCGCTGCCCGCGATAGTCGCATTCAATACATCCGGCAAACCAATAGCGGCGTTTCCATAGCCCGTAACCGGGGTTTCAGGCATTCGAAAGGAAAATATATTCAGTATCTCGACGCCGACGACCTGCTGAGCGCTGACAAGTTGGCCATACAGGTCGATTTTCTGGAACACAATCCCGATGTCGACATTGCTTACACCGACCATCTGTACTTCGAAACGGACAAGCCCGATATCTTCTATCCTGACTATGAAATGAACCATCACAACTGGCTTCCGAAAATCGATGCACGGGGTTATGAGGCTGTAAATACATTGGTTTATTCGAATATTGCAGTGGTGAGCAGTCCCGTTCTGCGGAGAGCGATAGTCGAGAAGGTAAACGGGTTTCCCGAGTTCAGCAATTATACCGAGGACTGGGAGTTCTGGTTCCTGTGCGCGATCCATGGTGCGCGTTATACGTTCGTGGACAACGAGAACGCCCGCACACTCATACGCATCCATGCACGGAACACGAGCAGGAACATCCAGATTATGCAGGCCGGGGAGCTGGAATTCCGGAAGCGGATCGTGGAAGCCGTAAACAAGTCATCGTTCCTCAGTCAGGAAGAAAAACAGAAATTACTTGACCGGAATGCCGCCAGCACCCAAAAGCTGTACAAATACATGATGTACCACGCCAACCTGTTGAGCCCTGAGCAAATGAAGTTACTCTCGGGCCTTGTGGATAGGAAGACATTCATTTCATATTATTTCAAATCATTGAATTACAAGCGGAAAGCGCTGTTCAAAAAAGGGAGGTAAAATGTTGCCCATTGAAATCGACATTATCATATTAAGTTACGCCCGTAACGAAGAGCTAAAAAAAGTGACGCTCGACGGGATCGACACCCTTCTGAAATCGGAAGACCCGCAAAAGATCAGGTTCAATATAGTAGTTATCGAATCTAACAAGGAGCTGAAACCCTATCAATACGTAGGCACACAAACGGTATACCCGTGGCAACGTTTTGGTTACCACCGGTATATGAATATCGGCATCGGCATGACGAAAGCGCCCTGGGTGTGCATTTGCAACAACGATTTGCTGTTCCATCCGAACTGGGCTACCGAGATCCTCCGGGCATTTGAAACCGACCCCTCGCTCTGGAGCGCCTGCCCCGCATGCAGTATCCACCATCCAGAGCATGGTGTGGCATTAAACAGCGGCCTGCATTACGGTTACGAAGTGCGCAGGGAGCTTGTCGGCTGGTGCATTTTCTTTAAAAGGGATATGCTTAAAATCACCGGCAAACTCGACCCCGCATTCAAGTTCTGGTATGCCGACAACGACTATGGAAATACGCTTCAAAAGCACCATTTAAAACATGCATTGGTCACTTCGTCCATCGTAGATCACCTCGAAAGCCGAACTTTGAAAACCAAAACGGCGACTGAACAACTTCAATTGACCAGCAGAGAGCGCTTTTACTATGAGTATAAGTGGGAGGGGCGTAGTTTCTTTTCTTATTTGAACCGGCTCAGAAAATTCAACAAAGAGTTGCACAAAATTAGGAAAAAGAATTAGTAAACGCGGCTGGCACTGAACCAATAAACCAGCATATCTCTATTAAAATGATCGTTCAATCTTCGCCAAAATATTTTTCCAAGCGTAGTAATAACTATCAAAAAAAAAATGATTCGACCGAGACCTTATCGAATATTCGAACTATCTTTCAGCGATAGTTTTAATGTTTAATTTTAACATAATCTGTTATGAAGGTATTGCGACAATTTATTTGGGCTGCATTTCTGGCAACTCCATTAATTCTTACATCGTGCGAAAAGGAAGAATCCTTAATCGATTCTTCTGAACAACCCCAGCCTGAATTAGTCTATCAAGACTAAGCAGGCAAAGTAACTTTTGATGGTCAAGAAATGAATTTTGAGAATTTAGATATCCTAGCTAACTATCAAAATAAGATTAACGAAGATGCGAAATTCAGGAGCTTCATTTACAAAAGTATTCCACTAAGCTAGCGATTGGACAATTAAACAATGCATCCTTTGAAAGAAAATACCTATTTGAAAAATTAACAAACGACTATCTCCACTTAGTAAATAACGCGGGAATAGTTGTGATCAGTGGACATTTGGTTCGCTTTGACAAGCAATATCAGTATGAGGTACCCGTCAATAAACGAAGGTTATTGTCTGCCATTGATGAAAATGACATTGATATCACAGCTGTCCGCCGCGATACCTACGGCATCACAGATATAAACACTGGAATACCAAACGGTAAAACAACTCAAATATCACTTCCGGGAAATGGGTCTAATTTCTACGAGTACCGATTCTACATTCAATCTCCTGATCCAGGCGCCAATCAAACGAGACGGTATATCCATGAGCTGTTTGGGCACCGCGGCGCAAATGTTGGAGGAACAATTCAACATAGACTTATTCTACGCTTTAAAATGGACTACCTGAGCGGAAGTGGGAATTGGTATGCCGCAGGCGAGCCTAGAACCCAAAATCATTCGGTTACTGTCACCGGCAATTACAATAACGTTTACGGACTTTATTCTGAAACGTATAGTAACTCGCAAACCACGACGAATCCTGAGGAACGAGTTATAGGATTAATAAATAATGGCTCAACTGCGTATGGGACTTGGAATGTTAATGTTCAGGGCTTTATAGAAAGCAAAATGATCTCGGCAAACGGTTACAACTATGCTTACACCAATGGCGGACCAGGTCTGGTCTTGTGGTAAACGTGCAGGGTAAAGCCTGTTCTAAACCCAACTGTGACAGTCACAACTGTTGAAGCTTTTCCACAACGAAGGGCTGGTCGGAAAATAGCAGACCAATTGTTCGTTGTGGAAAAGCTATTCTCATTATTTCTTCATTTTCAACAACCTAATCATCAATTTATAAGGAAATGAAAGAGTAGCAATCCGCGAGCGCCTTGTGCTCCATATGAGTTTGATCAAATACCATTTCGGATACCAATCATTATCTATTTGCTCTTGAAGAAAAACTTCATAGGCGTGTCGTTCAATCCTTTTCAAATGGCTTTCTGGAATCATGTCAATATTCAGTGGCAAAACTGCCCCCCATTTTTTATGGACTTTGCAAATGGCATCCATCCATTTTCTATTGAAATTACCTTCCGAAAAGTGTCTTAGCAGGATTTCAAATGTGACGGCAACTTGAAATTCCTGATTTATTGCAATAGAAAAATCGATGTCGTATCCATGAAATCCTTTTAGAAGTTTTTCGTCAAATGGATATTTTAAAGCAGCACTCTTACGCACGCAAAACCAACAACCGTCAACACAGGCAACGCGTGAAAGTAGTTCATTACGTGGATTTTGATAATCCAACGAGTCGTTTCGGCCAGTGTGTTTGTAACCTTGTATCAGGTTACAGTAAAAACCGCCGTTCTCCTGCAAATGATAATTATACCAACTCGAAGGCGCCAGGGATTTATACCCCCCTCCGGCAATTCCTAGGAGTCCGACGGCCGGATTATTTTTAAACAGCTCCACCAGCTTCTCCCCCCACCCAAGAGTCTGCATTTCAATGTCCTCGTGCATGAAGCAAAGCACGTCGTACTTTGCCTGCATTGCACCCATATTGTAGATTTCACAAATCCCTTTCTGCAATTGGTTGTTATCGAAAGCGATGATTTCATGGGGCACGCCGATCGTTTTGCGGATGTTTTCCGAAACGGTCAAAAGCTCTTCGCGGCTTACCGAGCAAATAATAATTGAGATCATGACTATAAATGGCTGTTAAAAGTAACAAGGAAATCATTAACGCGGCACCGATTTCAGTAGAAATTGCCTTAGTAAGGCATTTATGAATAGTCTTCAATTATCTTCTACTTTCCATGAAACGCGTACTTCTACTGCTGCTTCTCACCTGCGCGACCTCTTCGTTTGCGCAAGTCAGGTTCGCCCGGCTTTTTTCCGACCACGTCGTGCTGCAACGCCAAAAGCCTATCCCTGTCTGGGGCTGGGCAAAACCCGGCGAAAAAGTGAAAGTTACGCTCGCGGGGCAGTCGATGGACACGAAAGCCGACGCATCGGGTAAATGGCAGGTAAGTTTCAGGCCGCTGGAAGCAGGCGGCCCACACACTTTGCAGGTAACCGCCAAATCGGGCAATGCGACGGCAAACGACGTACTGATCGGCGAAGTATGGCTTTGCTCGGGCCAGTCGAACATGGAATGGCCTGTATCCGCCGCTAAAAACTACGAGGATGAACGAAAAAATGCCGAATTCCCACAAATCCGCCACTTTCGCGTCGATCACCTGGTGACGCTCCAGCCCGAGCAGGATCTGAAAACAGGGGAGTGGAAGCCCGCCAATGCGGAGACCGTCGGCGGCTTTACCGCGGTAGGTTTCTTTTTCGCACGTGAAATTTATCAAAAACTGAATGTGCCCATTGGCATCCTGCATTCGTCGTGGGGCGGCTCGCAGATCGAAGGCTGGATTAGCAAGGAAGCGATGCTGGGCAACGAGGAATTACGCTTCTATGCTCAAAATTTGCCCAAAACGTGGGAAGAGGCCGACATGATTATGGATAAAAAGCTGAAAAAACAGCTATTCAAAAATGCTTCTTACGATCCTGGCCGGGAGGACGAAAGAAAATACCTGTCGCCCGACGCGGATTTTACAAACTGGCAAAAAACGGCGGATCCGGTAGGTCAATGGGATTGGAAAGGCCTGATGGGCTTTCGCGGCCACGGTTATATGGCCAAGGAGGTCAATTTTCCCTCGGATCTGGTTTCCAAACCCACGACGCTCTCACTGGCGGAAAACGATGGGCCTGTGGAAGTATACATCAATGGCAAACTGGTTCACGAAGGCGCCGTTAAAGGTCCCCGAAAAATCGAAATACCAGCCAACGGCTGGAAGGACGGCAAAAATGTACTCGTCGTCAAAACCGGCAATATGGTGAGCGCGCCGTGGTTTGGACCCGGAATGATGGGTTCGGCAGGCGATATGTATATTACCGACGGTAACAGGAAAGTCAGTCTGGCCAAAGACTGGTACCTGATGCCGGCATTTGCTGAAAAACACGAATACGCGCATTTGATGAACAATGTCGGAACGACCATCTACAACGCGATGATCGTACCGCTGATACCGTTCGCGATCCGCGGAACGCTCTGGTACCAGGGTGAAAGCAATGCCGGCCGGGCGTACCAGTACCGGCAGTCGTTCCCGCTGATGATCAACGACTGGCGCAAGCGCTGGAACGACGATTTTTCTTTTTACTGGGTACAGCTGTCGAGCTTCGGCACGGATCGCGACAGTAACAAAGGCAGCAACTGGGCAGAACTTCGCGAAGCACAAAATCGGACATTAAGCCTGCCAAAAACCGGCATGGCCGTTACCACCGATGTCGGTAATCCCAACGACATTCACCCCACCAATAAGCAGGACGTAGCGTACCGCCTGGCCACCAACGCATTGAAACACGACTACGGCCTGAATATCCCCTACGCCTCCCCGCTTTACGACCAGATGCGAACCGAGGGCGGCAAAGCGATCATTTCCTTCAAAAACGCTGAAAACGGCCTGACGGTGAAAGACCGGTACGGATACCTGAAAGGCTTCGAAATCGCAGGGGAAGACCGGGTTTTCCATTATGCCAAGGCTGAGATTCAAGGCAACAAGGTGGTTGTTTTCAGTCCGGAGGTAAGCAAGCCCGTGGCCGTGCGCTACGCGTGGTCGGACGCACCGGAGGATGCCAACCTGTACAATGCCGACGGGTTTCCTGCCAGCGCATTCAGGACCGATACATGGCCCGGCATTACCGTCGACGCCCGTTTCGAATAGTTTCCTCCTTTTAATCTCAGGTTTAGAATTGAATATGCTAAAACCCTTATCCTGGTGCATAGGCGGCATCGGCTTGCTATTGGCAGGCGCACAAACCGTTTCCGAGCGAAAAGACGACAAACACGAATGGCGCGAGTACCTCGGCGGTCCCGACCGCAACCATTACTCGCCTTTGACGCAGATCAATAAAGACAATGTTAAAAACCTGCGGGTAGCGTGGAGCTATTCCATGCCCGATTCGGGACAAACACAGGTGAACCCGATTGTGGTCGACGGCATACTCTATGGCGTCACGGCTACTGTTCAGGCTTTTGCGCTGGACGCTGCTACGGGCAAGCAGCGGTGGATCTTCGGGGATAAATCTAAAAACGGGTCCAATACGAGCCGTGGGCTTACCTATTGGGAAGACGGCGACGACAAGCGCATCCTGCATGCGATGGGCGCCTATTTGTACGCGCTCGACGCACGCACAGGCAAGGTTATAGAAAGCTTCGGGGACAAAGGGCGGGTAGATCTGCATACCGGCTTGCCCGAAATCGCGAAAAATAAATACATGGTGTCCAACACACCGGGGACAATCTTCGAGGACCTGATTATCATGCCATTGCGGCTTTCGGAAGAATCGGACGCCGCCCCCGGAGACTTGCGGGCTTTCAATGTGCGGACGGGGAAGCTGGCCTGGACATTCCACACCATTCCTTATCCGGGAGAGTTTGGCTATGCAACCTTCCCGCCGGATGCCTACAAAAACACTTATACGGGCGCTGCGAACAACTGGGCAGGCATGGCCGTCGATCGCAAAAGGGGTATATTGTATGTTCCTACCGGCTCTGCGGGCTACGATTTCTACGGTGGAAAACGCAAAGGCATGAACCTTTTTTCGAACTGCCTTATCGCGCTCGACGCCCGCACGGGCAAGCGCCTGTGGCATTACCAGACCATGCACCACGACCTCTGGGACCGCGATCTTCCGGCCCCACCCAATCTCATCACCGTAACAAAAACCGGCCCCGACGGCAAACCACGCAGGATCGATGCCGTCGCGCAGATCAGCAAACAGGGATATGTGTTTGTGTTCGATCGGGTTACGGGTAAACCGCTGTTTCCTATTAAAGAAGTGCCCGCTCCGCAAAACGCATTGCCCGGCGAATATCCATGGCCTACCCAGCCCGTCCCGACCAAACCCGCACCCTACGCGCGGCAAGCCTACGCTTTGACAGAGAACGACATCAGCGTACACGCACCCGACCGTGATTCCCTTAAAATTAAATTCAGGGGATATAAAAAGGCGCTTTTCGCCGCTCCCAGCAAAGAAGGAACGGTGATCCTGCCGGGCTTCGATGGCGGGGCGGAATGGGGT harbors:
- a CDS encoding glycosyltransferase family 2 protein; its protein translation is MTDTAKISIALCTYNGEQFLRAQLDSIIAQSIDSWEVIAVDDGSTDHTWEVLNDYAAVDGRFKLFRNEKNLGYNGNFQKALNLCEGEYIAICDQDDVWHPDKLKFQLDAIGNSLLVYHDSELIDAAGSSMNLKISDKFNFYRGSSPEAFLYLNCVSGHSILMKNDLVAKALPFPSNFHYDQWLAFVAASTGSVDFVERVLVQYRQHQHNTTDILARRKSARSRDMKLAELEREAIWIAKCAEKATGNSRQLLVRLAALSESRNRSFAEPRYGIVIWQHRHTLLSLLKKSPVSKLFYIVRKIWGSKAKKLL
- a CDS encoding glycosyltransferase, with amino-acid sequence MISIIICSVSREELLTVSENIRKTIGVPHEIIAFDNNQLQKGICEIYNMGAMQAKYDVLCFMHEDIEMQTLGWGEKLVELFKNNPAVGLLGIAGGGYKSLAPSSWYNYHLQENGGFYCNLIQGYKHTGRNDSLDYQNPRNELLSRVACVDGCWFCVRKSAALKYPFDEKLLKGFHGYDIDFSIAINQEFQVAVTFEILLRHFSEGNFNRKWMDAICKVHKKWGAVLPLNIDMIPESHLKRIERHAYEVFLQEQIDNDWYPKWYLIKLIWSTRRSRIATLSFPYKLMIRLLKMKK
- a CDS encoding PQQ-binding-like beta-propeller repeat protein, producing the protein MLKPLSWCIGGIGLLLAGAQTVSERKDDKHEWREYLGGPDRNHYSPLTQINKDNVKNLRVAWSYSMPDSGQTQVNPIVVDGILYGVTATVQAFALDAATGKQRWIFGDKSKNGSNTSRGLTYWEDGDDKRILHAMGAYLYALDARTGKVIESFGDKGRVDLHTGLPEIAKNKYMVSNTPGTIFEDLIIMPLRLSEESDAAPGDLRAFNVRTGKLAWTFHTIPYPGEFGYATFPPDAYKNTYTGAANNWAGMAVDRKRGILYVPTGSAGYDFYGGKRKGMNLFSNCLIALDARTGKRLWHYQTMHHDLWDRDLPAPPNLITVTKTGPDGKPRRIDAVAQISKQGYVFVFDRVTGKPLFPIKEVPAPQNALPGEYPWPTQPVPTKPAPYARQAYALTENDISVHAPDRDSLKIKFRGYKKALFAAPSKEGTVILPGFDGGAEWGGAAADPDEGILYVNSNEMAWILTMKETPKASELSNLSPGEKVYTTYCVTCHGPQRKGNAKSGYPSLVDIGARRDKAFVNQLLTTGKGMMPGFTMLTAEEKQSLVAFLFGDEKTEAVSETPVSRKVYLPYQSTGYNKFLDANGLPAISPPWGTLNAIDLNTGKFLWKIPFGEVESLKAKGVPTTGTENYGGPVVTASGLLFIAATKDGKFRAFDKKTGKLLWETQLPAAGFATPATYEVNGKQYVVIACGGTKLGTKKGNQYVAFALE
- a CDS encoding ABC transporter ATP-binding protein; amino-acid sequence: MKTYLRLLSFAQPIARFAIPYILCTVLGVIFNTLNLALLAPLLSTLFSNQGGKIIPRPHDGWLDPTGMLNYYAQEANLTFGPHGALQVVCAVIVVSVLLSNIFKYFSQRIMENLRIHTLLNLRKKVFDNVMNLHVGYFSNQRKGDIISKIASDVQVVQFSVTSTLQVVFKEPMQLLAYVFMLFATSAKLTFFAILVIPVSAFLISKIVKRLKEQAALAQHYFGLMISYLDEALTGIKIIKAFNATEDIKDKFHKENIRYSDLGRKMAKRQQLSSPISEFLGVTMVAIIVLYGGSLIIDNNSDLDVSKFVAYIGIFSQVMRPAKALTDSFSTIHAGIAAGERVLELIDEKPEIQDAPDAIDMKDFKESIRLENVSFSYPSRPVLKSINVTIPKGKTVALVGPSGGGKSTLMDLLPRFIDTQEGRVLIDGVDVRKIKQESLWSMFGLVNQESLLFNDTIYQNIAFGSPNATMEQVEAAARIANAHDFIMETEDGYFSNIGDRGMKLSGGQKQRICIARAVLKNPPIMLLDEATSALDTESEKLVQEALNNLMKNRTSLVIAHRLSTIQNADTILVLEEGKIIEQGNHAELIARDGLYKRLIDMQTFSEA
- a CDS encoding glycosyltransferase — translated: MLPIEIDIIILSYARNEELKKVTLDGIDTLLKSEDPQKIRFNIVVIESNKELKPYQYVGTQTVYPWQRFGYHRYMNIGIGMTKAPWVCICNNDLLFHPNWATEILRAFETDPSLWSACPACSIHHPEHGVALNSGLHYGYEVRRELVGWCIFFKRDMLKITGKLDPAFKFWYADNDYGNTLQKHHLKHALVTSSIVDHLESRTLKTKTATEQLQLTSRERFYYEYKWEGRSFFSYLNRLRKFNKELHKIRKKN
- a CDS encoding glycosyltransferase family 2 protein, which gives rise to MSAIVSIIIPSYNYGFVIGETLENLLAQNFQEWEALVVDDGSSDNTGEVVARFAARDSRIQYIRQTNSGVSIARNRGFRHSKGKYIQYLDADDLLSADKLAIQVDFLEHNPDVDIAYTDHLYFETDKPDIFYPDYEMNHHNWLPKIDARGYEAVNTLVYSNIAVVSSPVLRRAIVEKVNGFPEFSNYTEDWEFWFLCAIHGARYTFVDNENARTLIRIHARNTSRNIQIMQAGELEFRKRIVEAVNKSSFLSQEEKQKLLDRNAASTQKLYKYMMYHANLLSPEQMKLLSGLVDRKTFISYYFKSLNYKRKALFKKGR
- a CDS encoding sialate O-acetylesterase, whose amino-acid sequence is MKRVLLLLLLTCATSSFAQVRFARLFSDHVVLQRQKPIPVWGWAKPGEKVKVTLAGQSMDTKADASGKWQVSFRPLEAGGPHTLQVTAKSGNATANDVLIGEVWLCSGQSNMEWPVSAAKNYEDERKNAEFPQIRHFRVDHLVTLQPEQDLKTGEWKPANAETVGGFTAVGFFFAREIYQKLNVPIGILHSSWGGSQIEGWISKEAMLGNEELRFYAQNLPKTWEEADMIMDKKLKKQLFKNASYDPGREDERKYLSPDADFTNWQKTADPVGQWDWKGLMGFRGHGYMAKEVNFPSDLVSKPTTLSLAENDGPVEVYINGKLVHEGAVKGPRKIEIPANGWKDGKNVLVVKTGNMVSAPWFGPGMMGSAGDMYITDGNRKVSLAKDWYLMPAFAEKHEYAHLMNNVGTTIYNAMIVPLIPFAIRGTLWYQGESNAGRAYQYRQSFPLMINDWRKRWNDDFSFYWVQLSSFGTDRDSNKGSNWAELREAQNRTLSLPKTGMAVTTDVGNPNDIHPTNKQDVAYRLATNALKHDYGLNIPYASPLYDQMRTEGGKAIISFKNAENGLTVKDRYGYLKGFEIAGEDRVFHYAKAEIQGNKVVVFSPEVSKPVAVRYAWSDAPEDANLYNADGFPASAFRTDTWPGITVDARFE